The Vigna angularis cultivar LongXiaoDou No.4 chromosome 6, ASM1680809v1, whole genome shotgun sequence genome contains the following window.
GTTGAGATAATGTAtgatgctgatatacaggtggttgctcACAATATTGTGAAACAGATGCTTGAGGTAAACTTGTGATTGTGATGTTGAGCAAGATGTTTATCTAAATATTGGAACTTGAATTAGCCTGGGTGAGGATTAAACTCCAGAGTTTATGTGAAtgattgctattactttgaaagcatgaatgattttgtccaggtttctatgattgatcacttgcttgcttgtgtcatatgatcaaggccatttgttgttatccctttttagccaatgcatgattttagcccaataaaagagagcactatgtgttctatcttttgaacctttagccttaaaCACGatatgaaaaccctttttgaaaatctttaccttgagttaagtggggcgctgagctattttctgttatttttatgttctatttaaggacttggacgtcctaagGATTGTATCTTTGGACGAAATAggcacagaaacacactctttgaTCCCTTGGAGGcggaagctcctatcttcaacttctaggattttatctttcatttttttttcattattcatctagtttcaccatgccaatggtgaactaaactctatttattgttggggaatgatgtaaacctttgtaaactctcatgtattgaattaattcttgattatatgtgcttctttcattaaatgttagggtaattcttctttgctcattgcttgctttgtttaactcattcattagcatgatgtatgatttgcatgagtaccagAAGATATCTTACAATTCAAGTTCTGCAAAATTATTCGcagaagcagtattgctcaagaatcggggtatgagttctggttgtcttaagcttttgtttgtaagaattaattattagggatgacGAAAGATGTTATGATCTATAATTAAcgataggctttcttcatcaaggaatcgagttttaagtattttagatagtgacattgacattaatgaagaagtagaatttgtatatacatgagagcaaactaggtgaaatctaaccccaacaacatattcatcccatAATATCAAATTCGTTCATCATCTGCACTTTTGCCCAATTAATCAagttgcatgcatatttacttttctgtATTTGCATTTTACACcaaaagagtttgttttcaagtcttatttaatcaagaaatcacataactgtttaggccgtgagtcctttgggaaacgatacttggtcttaccatgtttattacttgatacgattcggtacacttgccggagtCTTAACAATACCCTGTGTTGTCGTTGTATGAATGTATGGAGCTTTGTATGAGGAGTTTATCTTGACGCTCTCAATAATCCCAACTCATGTAAAGGTGGTTGGCTATGTCGTGGAGAGTAGTAGAATGTCCAGTCTAAGGGCTTTACCTTGGCTAAAGACTTTTACGGATATGGTAGCTTGGGGTGGGCCAGCTGTATTACCGTGACAAGTGCATAAATGACCCTAGTTCGACATTCATACTATGTCTGAATGAGTCAAGTCTAAGGTTGTGATATAATTTGAGACATATGCTTTATCATGTGTGTAATATAATGTATGATtgcatttttattataattatgatgagcTTTTTTaccactagcttacccttgcttttgtgttgtctgttgtgtgttgttttttctttgcgatgatcaccttaatggtgtaaGCTTACAGGTATAGTCTTTTCAGTTGTTCCATTAAGTGGTGAGGAGGAAGCATATGAAAAGTCAAATGATTTTACATATGTAAATCTTGTCTTTTGGTATGTTTGTTGTCTTATAGTAGTTCCattatcatatatgtaatattttattttagtaatattttactATTGAAAATTGGATGTTATAATTAacacaatttctttttcattgtgcaaaatataaaatactctaaagttatttttaaaaattaagttatttttcttatatatatatatataatataatataatataaacaaaaataaaaaaaacaacaataagaaaaaaagaaaataaaagcaatCGAGTTGatgttttccatttaataatttgttttgataattagaaagttacttttatatatatacatatataaatatatatatatatatatatatatatatatatatatatagaataaaataattattttgaaaatttgggtGGTGTGGAAGAAATTGTGAGCAGGGTgtaaacaacaaaaagagattttgtttatttgaatttatttgagaaaatgaaaatggcaGCAGAGAACGTAGATTTTGAGTTGGGAATATTAACGAAACAACCTCGTTGGCCCCTTTCACCAAACCACAACAACGTGGAAATCTCCTTTGGTTTGCTGTCACTCTTACCCAATCCCCAacttttttcttcctcctccGCTTCTTCTACTTCTCATCCATTCTCATTCCTCAACGCAAttcaatctctctctctctctcactggGTATGTGTGATTCCTCTTATTTTCTCTATTCAATTACCCTTTCTCCTTTTCCATTTCAATTTCCCTTTTGCATTCGATCGGAGAAAAATACCATGAACAGGGATTATGGCTGTTGGTAATTGATTTCATGTCTTTGTTTTCGTGGAGAGTGATTGGAATAATTAGTTGAAGGGTTGGTGTTGGATTTGGCTTTTATTTTTGCTTTGCCTGATTTTTCCCTCTAGAATTTTCAGCCTATCCCATCTGTTAACGTTCctagttctttttttttttaatttttatttagcgTTTCTTTTGCAATTCCCATTCAGTTTATATCAGCTTGTGGGtattttataagttagaaaACTGAAAACCATCTATACGGGAAAAGTTTGAGTAAATTGTCATATTTTTAGTTCATGAAATTGGCATAAGTGGTTGGTTTGGTCATTGGAATGGGAAAAAAAAGCTAATTTAGTCCTTGAACTTAACTATTAAGTTAGTTAGTTCGttagattaagaaaaatatttggtAAGTATAAACCGATTGGATCACTGACTACCTCTGAGAGacaaacaaaataagaattttatgATATAAATCCTACTGAGTGCCTATAATTAAACCATGAATGGATGACCTTTGTGGTCATATACAAAAGGTTCTTCTTcgtgtgtgtttgattatgtcGTGTGACTACCAAGACACATGCATATACATACTAATTTATTCTTGCTTGTATATAGAACAGTATAAtgcattcatttatttaaaaaggatCCTCAGGGTTTAGATTGATTTTACAACAATTAGTAATagctatttatttaaaaaggatCCTAAAAATTTAGACTGATTTTGCAACAATTAGTAATTGCTATATGAAATTTTGCTGCTTAGAGTCTCCATTTTTGTTTGACTGGCTTATGAATTTTAAATGGCTGGTTGGAGGATTGTTTATGGTTTTATCGTATTCTGCAATCATTAGTGGTGATTAACCATTTTAGTGTGGACACATGGTCTACTTTCTTTTGTCAGAGAATTGAgtgtttttagattttaaatttggttCAATGCAAAGACATTTCTTCACCAACATTGCAGTAATTTAGGTTTCTCTTTTCATTTGCAGTAAAAGCTTTTTAATAGATTTCTGATAGGTCCACGATAATGTGTATACTAGAGTTGGCTAAAAGGGAGTGCGATAAAAAGGTGATGATGGACAGAACGTGTGAAGTGAGAATCAAAATGGGAGAAAATAGGCAAATAACTCACACAGAGAACTTGCCAAGGGAGGAGTTAGATGGAAAATGATGGGGGAAATGGTAGCAACAGGGACAGCTGTCACATGCTCAGTGGGGAAGGAAATTTGGGGAGAAAGGGAAATTGGTTGTTCTGTTCTCTGCAGAATATTCATTGTTATTGTTGGAAATATGAACAAACTCTGCTTTTAGTAATTAATGTAGGGATTTATTATGTAGGCATATCATATTATATGAACAAAAGTTAGACAGACAGTCCAGCATCTTATGCctgttttctctctttcaatAGTTGTTTCTTGTGTGTTCTTCTATGTTGAGAGAAAATTTCTTATATTGTAAGGAGCTTGACATCACTATTTTGTATGGTCATGTATTGTGAACTTATCAATCAGTACACTGGAGTAAAACTAAGTTCTTGTTTTTAGGCCTTCggttatttgtttaaatttgtcaATCTTGTAGAGAAGTGTGCTTATTCTATTCAAACTCCTTGCAGCCATAAGAAGCATCATATTTGCTCAATCAGTTCCCTTCTGTGTTACTTTCTTCTGCTCTCTCCAGCCTTTTCAAAACGAAGCTCCTTCCATCACTCTCAGGTTTTTCTGTCAAGTATTGTTGCTGCTTCTGCAAAACTCATCCAAATATTGCTGGTAACAAGTCCTCCATGAACCTGTTGAGTAGACTCGTCGGGTTGGGTAGCCCAAGGGCAGCAGAAAACATTAATTCAGCAGCTGCCCAAGGACCGGATGATGACATACCCGAACCAGGTCAACAGTTTGCCCAGTTTGGTGCTGGTTGCTTTTGGGGTGTTGAGCTGGCCTTCCAGAGAGCAGTGGGGGTGACCAAGACAGAAGTTGGTTATAGCCAAGGGCTGCTGCATAATCCAAGCTATGAGGATGTGTGTACAGGGACCACACACCACTCAGAGGTTGTCAGGGTCCAATACGATCCCAATCAATGTAGCTATGAGAGTTTGCTTGGTTTGTTCTGGGCTAGACATGATCCTACTGCACTGAATCGGCaggtaaatttttattttttagttgttaCAAACGCAGTCATGCTTAATTGAATGTATTGGTCTGGTTTGTTATAAGTACCATGTTCTTACTGTTTACTAGTCTACAAGTTTGTTATATAGTGATCTATGTAAACTCTCGACTGATAACCTTGGCTTCAAGTTTGATGTCTACGCTTTCCTGATCTGAATTACAAGTTTGGGCT
Protein-coding sequences here:
- the LOC108318926 gene encoding peptide methionine sulfoxide reductase is translated as MNLLSRLVGLGSPRAAENINSAAAQGPDDDIPEPGQQFAQFGAGCFWGVELAFQRAVGVTKTEVGYSQGLLHNPSYEDVCTGTTHHSEVVRVQYDPNQCSYESLLGLFWARHDPTALNRQGNDVGTQYRSGIYFYTPEQEKAATESLEQQQQKLNRKIVTEILPAKKFYRAEEYHQQYLEKGGRFGSKQSASKGCNDPIRCYG